From the Lathyrus oleraceus cultivar Zhongwan6 chromosome 4, CAAS_Psat_ZW6_1.0, whole genome shotgun sequence genome, one window contains:
- the LOC127136965 gene encoding uncharacterized protein LOC127136965 — protein sequence MSRKVDSVKDINDSKETWRLVVRILDVWSVVNNKGIEHLEMIVMDSLGDRIQVLIRHDHLLKWKEVIKENMTCIINNGSVYNNDFQWKINHIQSNTPGKKVVVSVVLKDLK from the exons ATGAGTAGAAAGGTTGATTCTGTGAAAGACATCAATGACTCAAAAGAAACTTGGCGTCTTGTTGTTCGAATACTGGATGTTTGGAGTGTTGTGAATAATAAGGGTATTGAACATTTGGAGATGATTGTTATGGATTCCTTG gGTGATCGAATTCAGGTTCTTATTCGTCATGACCATTTACTGAAATGGAAAGAGGTCATTAAGGAGAATATGACCTGCATTATAAATAATGGCAGTGTCTATAACAATGATTTTCAGTGGAAG ATAAACCATATCCAATCCAACACTCCGGGGAAGAAAGTTGTTGTTTCTGTTGTGCTGAAAGATTTGAAGTAA
- the LOC127074965 gene encoding uncharacterized protein LOC127074965 codes for MIAEFMHNSMVENGEDDPMVYPDELEMLLNKKMAFRVKVHPTFSQASVWKLCDDEAFVKEIENDYIVEDNQSKTEYAKLVPNKENLETSAQTLSASGENDPESIILMTPTKDVVIADKGEEVDFEASGATQLSGTKPSKKLKIEPSS; via the exons atgattgctgaatttatgcataactctatggtggag aatggagaagatgatccaatggtttatcctgatgagcttgaaatgctgttgaataagaaaatggcttttagagttaaggtgcatccaacgttttcccaagcgtctgtttggaagctttgtgatgatgaagcctttgttaaagagattgaaaatgactacatagtagaagac aatcagtctaaaactgaatatgcaaagttggtccctaacaaagaaaatttggaaacttccgca caaacattatctgcatctggtgaaaatgatccagaatcaatcattctaatgactccgactaaggatgttgtaattgctgacaagggtgaagaagttgattttgaagcgtctggcgctacgcaattatcaggcaccaaaccatccaagaaattaaagatagaaccatcttcttaa
- the LOC127074967 gene encoding uncharacterized protein LOC127074967 produces the protein MAVSLNPFLSWNMWGSVGGRRKKEKEAVSNGSSLNPSTNSEWNLGLVKENNKVTQPRPHRKVRRKRQDKREETGIDREFDGVFVASDDSGDWCFLSGSESDDSDWSIGWLEPLGSDFESSDNDRDDDESGADSFAVLVPCYTPGCKEVEGTNKVLLSALKNLPNGFASDGKNYMEQWLASLQGFGA, from the exons ATGGCTGTGTCATTGAACCCTTTTTTATCATGGAACATGTGGGGTAGTGTTGGTGGTAGGAGGAAAAAAGAGAAAGAGGCTGTGTCTAATGGCTCTTCTCTGAATCCATCAACAAATTCGGAATGGAATCTTGGTTTGGTGAAGGAAAACAACAAGGTTACACAACCACGACCACATAGGAAGGTTAGAAGGAAAAGACAGGACAAAAGGGAAGAGACGGGAATCGATAGAGAGTTTGATGGTGTGTTTGTGGCATCTGATGATAGTGGTGATTGGTGTTTCTTGTCTGGTTCTGAATCTGATGACTCCGATTGGTCTATTGGGTGGTTGGAACCTCTTGGTTCTGATTTTGAAAGCAGTGATAATGATCGTGATGATGATGAGTCTGGTGCTGATAGTTTTGCTGTTTTGGTTCCTTGTTATACACCTGGCTGCAAAGAGGTTGAAGGAACAAACAAGGTGCTTTTGAGTGCCCTTAAGAATCTCCCCAATGGATTTGCTTCAG ATGGGAAGAATTACATGGAACAATGGCTGGCTTCTCTTCAAGGTTTTGGAGCTTAG